One Streptobacillus canis genomic region harbors:
- a CDS encoding type I phosphomannose isomerase catalytic subunit, which produces MKLYPLKFKKVLIPKVWGGRNLEKELGIVLPDSRDYGETWEVSSHPNGMSVVSNGKLQGKTLQELFDEYKGILVGEEIYRNHPDRFPLLIKYLDVNDRLSIQVHPSDEVALKKHNELGKYESWYIMYASDDAKLIMGMKKGYDKESFLEKTRRNDFTDMFEEISVEAGDIIDVIPGTVHASLEGSVIFAEIQENSDITYRIYDFDRLDNGKLRELHLEDAADVIDFELKPKVINTNFKEGEIRKNISNTPYYSIDRIKIIESFDDVDQNMSIYSILEGKGKIEGNGESIEIKKGETILVPANVKIRLEGKMEVLRSLAK; this is translated from the coding sequence ATGAAATTGTATCCATTAAAATTTAAAAAGGTATTAATACCTAAAGTATGGGGTGGAAGAAATTTAGAAAAAGAATTAGGTATAGTATTACCAGATTCTAGAGATTATGGAGAAACTTGGGAGGTTTCATCACATCCTAATGGTATGAGTGTCGTTAGCAATGGAAAGCTTCAAGGAAAAACATTACAGGAGTTATTTGATGAATATAAAGGAATATTAGTAGGAGAAGAAATATATAGAAATCATCCAGATAGATTTCCTTTATTAATAAAGTATTTAGATGTTAATGATAGATTGTCTATACAAGTACATCCAAGTGATGAAGTGGCTTTAAAAAAACATAATGAATTAGGTAAGTATGAATCATGGTATATTATGTATGCAAGTGATGATGCTAAATTAATTATGGGTATGAAAAAAGGATATGATAAGGAAAGTTTTTTAGAAAAAACAAGAAGAAATGATTTTACAGATATGTTTGAGGAAATATCTGTTGAAGCAGGAGATATTATAGATGTGATACCTGGAACAGTACATGCAAGTCTTGAAGGTTCAGTTATATTTGCTGAAATACAAGAAAATTCAGATATTACATATAGGATATATGATTTTGATAGACTAGATAACGGGAAATTAAGAGAATTGCATTTAGAAGATGCTGCAGATGTGATTGATTTTGAATTAAAACCTAAAGTAATAAATACAAACTTTAAAGAAGGAGAGATAAGAAAAAATATTTCAAATACTCCATATTATTCTATAGACAGAATTAAAATAATAGAAAGTTTTGATGATGTAGATCAAAATATGAGTATCTATTCTATACTTGAAGGTAAGGGGAAAATTGAAGGTAATGGAGAAAGTATAGAAATAAAAAAAGGAGAAACTATACTAGTTCCAGCTAATGTAAAAATTAGATTAGAAGGAAAAATGGAAGTGTTAAGAAGTTTGGCTAAATAA
- a CDS encoding YolD-like family protein — MDRARQFMPFSPLKGFYELIEEKEIIPEEKMVLSEEDYDKLSFKINRLKKGDMVKVKWYKENGYVELIGKVSNIDFENMYLIVVKEKIKIFDIVEIEY, encoded by the coding sequence ATGGATAGGGCAAGACAATTTATGCCTTTTTCACCACTTAAAGGTTTTTATGAATTAATAGAAGAAAAAGAAATAATTCCTGAAGAAAAAATGGTATTATCTGAAGAGGATTATGATAAATTATCTTTTAAAATAAATAGATTAAAAAAAGGTGATATGGTAAAAGTTAAATGGTATAAAGAAAATGGATATGTAGAATTAATAGGAAAGGTATCAAATATAGATTTTGAAAATATGTACCTAATAGTAGTTAAAGAAAAAATAAAAATATTTGATATAGTAGAAATTGAATACTAA
- a CDS encoding GntR family transcriptional regulator yields the protein MKEHESFYYTIYEELKTKILEGNLKPGDKLSSERNLSEEYGVSRNTIRSTLNLLEKEGYIFKVQGKGNFISSQKMNQNLNTFYSFYENIKSAGKTPKSKIISHKILEANFELSEIFRIPLNSKIIYFERLRFMDNEPIIFEKTYLPLYRFNGFDPLELNQKSMYNIFENKFEINFSKAVETLKPILISDKKEKNLLNLKENDLGMNIIRSTYEKEKIIEYTISSIKNNVFEYSITLNKGW from the coding sequence TTGAAAGAACATGAATCTTTTTATTACACAATATATGAAGAACTTAAAACTAAAATTTTAGAAGGAAATCTTAAACCTGGAGATAAACTTAGTTCAGAAAGAAATCTTTCAGAAGAATACGGTGTAAGCAGAAATACTATTCGTTCTACTTTAAATTTACTTGAAAAAGAAGGATATATTTTTAAAGTTCAAGGTAAAGGAAATTTTATTTCTAGTCAAAAAATGAATCAAAATCTTAATACTTTCTATAGTTTTTATGAAAATATTAAATCAGCAGGTAAAACACCTAAATCAAAAATTATTTCTCATAAAATTTTAGAAGCTAATTTTGAACTTTCAGAAATTTTTAGAATCCCTCTTAACTCAAAAATAATATATTTTGAAAGATTACGTTTTATGGATAATGAACCCATAATATTTGAAAAAACTTATCTCCCTCTTTATAGATTTAATGGATTTGATCCTCTTGAATTAAACCAAAAATCTATGTATAATATTTTTGAAAATAAATTTGAAATCAATTTCTCTAAGGCCGTAGAAACTTTAAAGCCTATATTAATTTCTGATAAAAAAGAAAAAAATTTACTTAACTTAAAAGAAAATGATTTAGGAATGAATATTATACGCAGTACTTATGAAAAGGAAAAAATAATAGAATACACTATTTCAAGCATAAAAAATAATGTATTTGAATACAGTATAACACTAAACAAAGGATGGTAA
- a CDS encoding Y-family DNA polymerase — protein sequence MEEKVYACIDFKSFYASVECAERGLNPFSTNLVVADETRGEGAITLAISPALKSKGVKNRCRIFEIPKHIQYIKAMPRMKLYMEYSVEIYSIYLRYIAPEDIYIYSVDECFIDLTPYLKLYNMRAKEIVIMIKEAIFKEKKIPSSAGIGTNLFLAKVALDVLAKKTEDGIGLLDLKRFKKYIWNHRPITDIWNIGKGIAKRLEKYKVYDLEGITLLQEKVLYDEFGENALFLIDHAKGIEPCTIKEIKEYKSKTKSISNSQILFSDYNFEDAKMIMIEMLDVLVLELIAFKYTTDNISLTIRYSGIERKTVGGNRKLYFRTNSFRKLSKEYKKFFDEKVDRKLKIKQITLSLNNLLEGAWIQGDLFSNYELEKKDEKVQKAILKIKGKFGKNSILRGISMNEKATAKMRNKLIGGHNG from the coding sequence ATGGAAGAAAAAGTATATGCGTGTATAGATTTTAAAAGTTTTTACGCTTCTGTTGAATGTGCAGAAAGAGGGTTGAATCCTTTTAGTACTAATCTTGTAGTTGCAGATGAAACTAGAGGTGAAGGAGCTATAACTTTAGCAATTAGTCCAGCATTAAAGTCAAAAGGAGTGAAAAATAGATGTAGAATTTTTGAAATTCCTAAACATATTCAATATATAAAAGCTATGCCAAGGATGAAATTATATATGGAATATTCAGTTGAGATTTATAGTATATACTTGAGATATATAGCTCCTGAAGATATATACATATATTCTGTAGATGAATGTTTTATAGACTTAACGCCATATTTAAAATTGTATAATATGAGAGCTAAAGAAATAGTTATAATGATAAAAGAAGCAATATTTAAAGAAAAGAAAATACCATCTAGTGCAGGAATAGGGACTAATCTTTTTTTGGCTAAGGTAGCTTTAGATGTACTTGCAAAAAAAACAGAAGATGGAATAGGGTTACTTGATTTAAAAAGATTTAAAAAATATATTTGGAATCATAGACCTATAACTGATATATGGAACATAGGTAAAGGGATAGCTAAAAGATTGGAAAAATATAAGGTGTATGATTTAGAGGGAATCACTTTATTACAAGAAAAAGTTCTTTATGATGAATTTGGAGAAAATGCTTTATTTTTAATAGATCATGCTAAGGGAATAGAACCTTGTACGATAAAAGAAATAAAAGAATATAAATCTAAAACAAAATCTATATCAAATTCACAAATACTTTTTAGTGACTATAATTTTGAGGATGCTAAAATGATAATGATAGAGATGTTAGATGTATTGGTACTTGAATTAATTGCTTTTAAATATACTACAGATAATATTAGTTTAACTATAAGATATAGTGGAATTGAAAGAAAAACGGTAGGGGGAAATAGAAAACTTTATTTTAGGACTAATTCTTTTAGAAAATTATCCAAGGAGTATAAAAAGTTTTTTGATGAAAAAGTTGATAGAAAATTAAAAATAAAACAAATAACATTATCTTTGAATAATTTATTAGAAGGTGCTTGGATACAAGGAGACTTATTTTCAAATTATGAACTAGAAAAAAAGGATGAAAAAGTACAAAAAGCTATATTAAAAATAAAGGGTAAATTTGGTAAAAATTCAATACTTAGAGGAATAAGCATGAATGAAAAGGCTACAGCTAAAATGAGGAATAAATTAATAGGAGGACATAATGGATAG